A region of Zeugodacus cucurbitae isolate PBARC_wt_2022May chromosome 5, idZeuCucr1.2, whole genome shotgun sequence DNA encodes the following proteins:
- the LOC105215503 gene encoding serine-rich adhesin for platelets, which translates to MITRIQATAKITRVITTTPTCNGSKSRAMQQHTKTANLTTTTTTAAGLKQKHTTSHTMTTTTTRARRAATTLRRCSLAALQVLVLVCALPPPLQPLRLSPQHWSGAVEALPITSKPIEGTAENLAWQAWLMLPPEQKQLEKSRKVTPKSIFSLPFRDCPPGHQLFQSRCIPTVNINQSDLLTQQVLGLFGGSDAGGTGATGNDNAYEIDYGDEEYDLGLGEGEPVMMYEAPQPYNGGFVVGASNTQQPPARDEPLKFNLFEQKFPTNDYEADISSGAMEGSGGARPLTELLASNGSEGERVGVVGNDNDAGAAFFNSTQFLDAVQGFFQRHESESNATVATAAGSNANTTDHNIRAVNGTQVLADLSVAGSNVSTFEVGDIDAIILPAVGAGTTAKTAVSGHAGDLEPQRISLFKDDSSVHLVTTVIAQPASDRRSDGEGVDAGDLVAAAQQQEESVTQFLRADALLPLSSAAPYITTTATAATTTTATTLNTHAAGHAPETLPMEAKDEHPRSVTTQNATTAVNNTDAQETSFITTTEPEGTTNFQIDETTVIEAQDVGDTVAAESNLSLLEAISQQQQLELEKSKATDVEDVPPSTTTLLLDANNEETTVAGDNQTTESKTIVYETSETSETTTQQHAAEERADTAETTTVQPLPSAGAAPARLHASITPQGMAASTPSTYRFRNTPTVAAAAITPIQLPSTTSAAHKQVSSVVTTVVPQTAELLAVGEEATTRVSVDSAIVSDVPRSANTNNNDDDLVNVVAASINSDIDNDSNKYKNAELAEAGVNIAQELQMINELVKGNRQATATKMAATQTTETAAVTTATAETTVQSTTTLSAASVPSLEVQKSANAAEQEQDKSVSGAAAFEVRQDVDGATTTAAATTTTQQVTDASTMNESSSPAASSSEIVTPTTATTTTAQSLSLTKMESANQRAESTTVENAQIIETSSKQPRDELKTPKSSAEPDFETEATATDTEVFAATTLWSRIMPIFGFGGSASVADVAESTTTTTAVAESTSIGSISSNNSSISRSSSSSSSSSSSKSSLSEKSSSMDNSNNNNNNIIINNKSDFDTPTRRNSKIIRIDHFSDNTVATAATTTNTLEDTAAAIAKTTDDFAIAPDEHEPMSQSAYWWLPANWRLNRGTTEEQPLLFRLWSAFPESQMKTKVRT; encoded by the coding sequence ATGATTACGAGAATACAggcaacagcaaaaataacCAGAGTAATAACAACTACACCTACATGTAACGGATCTAAGTCAAGAGCAATGCAACAGCACACGAAAACAGCGAATTTAACgaccaccacaacaacagcagctggtCTGAAGCAAAAACACACGACGTCACATACGATGACCACCACAACGACGAGGGCTAGGCGCGCTGCAACAACACTACGACGCTGTAGCCTGGCCGCTTTGCAGGTGTTGGTGCTCGTCTGCGCCTTGCCACCGCCCTTGCAACCGTTGCGCTTGTCGCCGCAACATTGGTCGGGGGCCGTCGAGGCGTTGCCGATCACCTCGAAGCCCATCGAGGGAACCGCTGAAAATCTGGCCTGGCAGGCGTGGCTCATGTTGCCGCCCGAACAGAAGCAATTGGAGAAATCGCGTAAAGTCACACCGAAATCGATATTTTCGCTGCCGTTCCGCGACTGTCCGCCCGGCCATCAGCTCTTCCAGTCACGCTGCATACCAACCGTGAACATCAATCAGAGCGACTTGTTGACACAGCAGGTGTTGGGCTTGTTTGGCGGTAGCGATGCGGGCGGTACGGGCGCAACGGGCAACGACAATGCCTACGAAATCGATTACGGTGACGAGGAGTACGATCTGGGTTTGGGTGAAGGCGAACCGGTAATGATGTACGAAGCGCCGCAGCCCTACAACGGTGGCTTTGTGGTGGGCGCGAGCAATACACAGCAGCCGCCGGCGCGTGATGAGCCGTTGAAATTCAATCTGTTTGAGCAAAAATTTCCAACCAATGATTATGAAGCGGATATTAGCAGTGGCGCGATGGAGGGCAGTGGTGGCGCGCGGCCATTGACGGAATTGCTGGCCTCGAATGGTTCGGAAGGTGAGCGCGTTGGCGTGGTCGGCAATGACAATGATGCTGGCGCGGCATTTTTCAACTCAACACAATTTTTGGATGCAGTGCAAGGATTTTTTCAACGGCATGAGAGCGAAAGCAATGCAACAGTAGCGACGGCGGCGGGGAGTAATGCCAACACCACGGACCACAATATTCGCGCAGTGAATGGCACTCAAGTGCTGGCTGATTTGTCTGTGGCCGGCAGCAATGTGTCGACATTCGAAGTCGGCGATATCGATGCGATTATATTGCCTGCCGTGGGCGCGGGCACCACCGCAAAAACGGCGGTGAGCGGTCATGCTGGTGACCTTGAACCGCAGCGCATATCACTTTTCAAGGATGACAGCAGCGTACACCTGGTTACAACGGTAATTGCACAGCCAGCCAGTGACAGGCGCAGCGATGGTGAAGGCGTGGATGCTGGCGATTTGGTGGCGGCAGCGCAACAACAAGAAGAGAGCGTAACACAATTTTTACGCGCCGATGCGCTCTTGCCCTTGAGCAGTGCAGCGCCTTACATtaccacaacagcaacagcagcaacaacaactacagcaactaCTTTAAACACACACGCTGCTGGTCATGCACCAGAAACGCTGCCAATGGAGGCCAAAGATGAGCACCCACGCAGCGTGACAACGCAAAATGCGACGACTGCAGTGAACAATACCGACGCGCAGGAGACGAGTTTCATAACCACAACCGAACCTGAGGGCACTACAAACTTTCAAATCGACGAAACAACCGTGATAGAGGCGCAAGATGTTGGTGACACCGTAGCAGCGGAGAGCAACCTCTCGCTGTTGGAGGCGatttcgcagcaacaacaattggagCTTGAAAAATCGAAAGCTACGGATGTGGAAGATGTCCCGCCGTCCACAACTACTCTGCTGTTGGACGCAAACAATGAAGAGACAACAGTTGCTGGCGACAATCAAACAACGGAAAGTAAGACAATAGTTTACGAAACGAGTGAGACAAgcgaaacaacaacacagcagcaTGCAGCCGAAGAGCGCGCCGATACAGCAGAGACGACAACAGTACAACCGTTACCCAGTGCAGGCGCAGCGCCAGCAAGACTACACGCCTCAATTACACCACAAGGTATGGCAGCCAGCACGCCGAGTACATACCGGTTTCGCAACACACCCACCGTCGCCGCCGCAGCCATCACTCCCATCCAGCTGCCATCGACAACCAGCGCCGCACACAAACAAGTCTCGAGCGTTGTCACCACAGTCGTACCGCAGACCGCGGAGTTGCTTGCTGTCGGTGAGGAGGCGACGACGCGTGTCAGCGTCGACAGCGCGATCGTGAGTGATGTACCGAGGAGTgccaacactaacaacaacgaCGATGATTTAGTGAATGTTGTCGCGGCCAGCATCAACAGCGACATCGATAATGACAGCAATAAGTATAAAAATGCAGAGCTTGCGGAGGCCGGCGTAAATATCGCGCAAGAATTGCAAATGATTAATGAATTGGTGAAGGGCAATCGACAGGCGACCGCGACAAAAATGGCAGCTACACAGACAACAGAAACTGCAGCAGTGACAACAGCAACTGCGGAGACAACAGTGCAAAGTACAACAACGCTGTCAGCCGCAAGTGTGCCCAGTTTGGAGGTGCAGAAATCCGCAAACGCGGCAGAGCAAGAACAGGACAAGAGCGTGAGCGGTGCGGCAGCGTTTGAGGTGCGACAAGACGTTGacggtgcaacaacaacagcagcagcaacaacaacaacacaacaagtgACTGATGCATCTACCATGAACGAGTCTTCGTCGCCTGCGGCAAGCAGTAGCGAAATCgtcacaccaacaacagcaacaacaacaaccgcacaaTCACTCTCATTGACTAAAATGGAAAGTGCAAATCAACGCGCCGAATCCACAACAGTAGAAAATGCGCAAATCATCGAGACGTCAAGTAAGCAACCGCGCGACGAGCTCAAGACTCCAAAATCGAGCGCAGAACCTGACTTTGAGACCGAGGCCACGGCGACAGATACAGAAGTTTTCGCCGCAACGACGCTTTGGTCGCGGATTATGCCCATCTTTGGTTTTGGCGGCAGTGCCTCAGTTGCAGACGTAGcagaatcaacaacaacaacaacagcggtggCGGAGAGCACTTCAATCGGTAGTATTAGTAGTAATAATAGCAGTATCAGtagaagtagtagtagtagtagtagtagtagtagtagtaaaagtagtttaagtgaaaaaagcaGCAGTATggataacagcaacaacaataacaacaatataattattaacaaCAAATCCGATTTCGATACGCCCACTCGTCGAAATAGCAAAATTATACGTATCGATCACTTTAGTGACAATACTGTagcgacagcagcaacaacaacaaacactttagaagatacagcagcagcaatagcaaAAACCACAGATGACTTCGCTATAGCGCCGGATGAGCACGAACCCATGTCACAGTCGGCCTATTGGTGGTTACCCGCCAATTGGCGCCTCAATCGCGGCACGACCGAAGAGCAACCGCTGCTCTTCCGCTTGTGGTCCGCCTTTCCCGAAAGCCAAATGAAAACCAAAGTTAGAACATAA